A single Acetivibrio cellulolyticus CD2 DNA region contains:
- a CDS encoding glycoside hydrolase family 9 protein → MGTVNKNIKKVVTLFSCIAMLTTSIITTSVGSVSAAGYDYSTGLKNAIGFYDANKCGKDVATNNVFSWRSACHTSDGSDVGADLTGGYHDAGDHVKFGLPQAYSASVLGWSLYEFEDVFDASGNKTKMLQQLKYFTDYFLKSHTDANTFYYQVGDGELDHQYWGSPELQTGSRPAKCVANSSKAASDILGETAAALALMYLNYKDVDSTYANECLKVAKELYSMGTSNKGAGDGQYFYRSISIYDDLAWGAVWLNIATGQSSYLDDAKTFIKNRNENGDNPLAHKWTMCWDDMYIPVFVKLSELTGDSTYKGAVEFNLNYWMNTLATTPGGLKFLHYWGCLRYAAAASMVATIYYKQNPDQKYLDLAKSQIDYILGDNPANMSYVVGMGSKWSQHPHHRAAQGGQGYANNANTTPAKYVLLGALIGGPDDSDNFLDSVVEYQYTEVALDYNAGFVGALAGVAKHYGNLSIPTATKTPTIDPTPTPTASSYVVGDVNSDGSFNSIDFGLMRMDLLCISGLPDAGFNREAGDVNGDNKVNSIDFGLMRQRLLAIIPKFPVE, encoded by the coding sequence ATGGGTACTGTAAATAAAAATATCAAGAAAGTTGTTACTCTGTTTTCTTGTATTGCAATGTTAACAACATCTATTATTACTACATCTGTTGGAAGTGTTTCGGCAGCAGGATATGACTACTCGACGGGGCTTAAGAATGCAATCGGTTTCTACGACGCCAATAAATGTGGTAAAGATGTTGCAACAAACAATGTTTTTTCCTGGAGGAGTGCATGCCATACATCGGATGGAAGCGATGTGGGTGCAGATTTGACCGGTGGTTACCATGATGCTGGAGATCATGTAAAATTCGGTTTACCTCAGGCATATTCAGCTTCAGTGCTTGGATGGTCTTTATACGAGTTTGAGGATGTATTCGACGCATCAGGCAACAAAACCAAAATGCTTCAGCAGTTGAAGTATTTTACCGATTACTTTTTAAAGAGTCACACTGATGCAAATACATTTTACTATCAGGTAGGAGATGGAGAACTTGACCATCAGTATTGGGGATCCCCGGAACTTCAGACGGGTTCCAGACCTGCTAAGTGTGTAGCAAACTCAAGCAAAGCTGCAAGTGATATATTAGGAGAAACTGCAGCTGCTCTTGCACTTATGTATCTCAATTACAAAGATGTAGACTCTACATATGCAAATGAGTGTCTTAAAGTGGCAAAAGAACTCTATTCAATGGGCACATCAAATAAAGGAGCTGGAGACGGACAGTATTTCTACAGGTCAATCAGTATTTATGATGATTTGGCATGGGGAGCCGTCTGGTTGAATATCGCAACAGGTCAAAGCTCTTATCTCGATGATGCAAAGACATTTATCAAAAATAGGAATGAAAATGGAGATAACCCTCTTGCGCATAAATGGACCATGTGTTGGGATGATATGTACATTCCTGTGTTTGTTAAGCTTTCAGAGCTTACAGGGGATTCAACATATAAGGGTGCAGTAGAATTCAATTTGAATTACTGGATGAATACTCTGGCAACAACTCCAGGCGGGCTGAAATTCCTTCATTATTGGGGATGTTTGAGGTATGCTGCAGCTGCTTCAATGGTTGCAACTATCTATTATAAGCAGAACCCTGATCAGAAATATCTTGATCTTGCAAAATCTCAGATTGATTACATTTTAGGAGATAACCCTGCAAATATGTCCTACGTAGTAGGAATGGGAAGCAAATGGTCACAACACCCTCATCATAGGGCAGCTCAAGGTGGACAGGGTTATGCCAATAATGCGAATACAACACCTGCAAAGTATGTTTTACTTGGAGCTTTGATAGGTGGTCCTGATGATAGTGACAATTTCCTTGATAGTGTAGTTGAATATCAGTACACTGAGGTCGCTCTTGACTATAATGCAGGATTTGTAGGAGCTTTGGCAGGTGTAGCCAAGCATTATGGAAATCTTTCAATTCCTACAGCAACAAAAACACCTACTATTGATCCTACACCAACACCTACAGCATCTTCATACGTAGTTGGTGATGTGAATTCTGATGGCAGTTTTAATTCTATAGATTTTGGACTCATGAGAATGGATTTGCTTTGCATTAGTGGTTTACCAGATGCAGGGTTTAATCGTGAAGCTGGAGATGTTAATGGTGATAATAAAGTAAACTCCATTGACTTTGGACTTATGAGACAAAGGCTTCTTGCAATAATTCCAAAGTTTCCTGTGGAATAA
- a CDS encoding GerAB/ArcD/ProY family transporter, producing the protein MLASKDKISIRQAMVIFLAIAYSPTLRFSLVAGAKEAKQAAWLAPIITLFFVIPVIFILHRIYKKYKEASFMEVIEDVFGTVAGKTITALYIIFQTFQLGIVIYNYADKFVSTAYTQSNQLVFVAVMLFVVAFISRKSGISVLARMCEILTPITAFVFLFLAILSLKDVKISNITPISYLDIFPAFKANLIIMSNWSLLIYMFLFSNYINNKEKIKKVCSVTILLSTFLTVLLLVTGIGILGASTIELSPVPYITMVKQISAFGFLERLEAVVLSLWLFSDFIGISILIFIVLNLLKSLFKLSDTKPLIGIYSVILFFMVMMFGRNTFEVQALGFSMIVPLSIFFGFIMPVLVLVVGMIRKKV; encoded by the coding sequence ATGCTTGCTTCAAAGGATAAAATATCAATCAGACAGGCAATGGTTATTTTTCTTGCCATAGCTTATTCACCTACCTTGAGATTTAGCCTTGTTGCCGGTGCAAAAGAGGCAAAACAGGCAGCATGGCTGGCTCCAATAATAACTCTATTTTTTGTTATTCCTGTAATATTTATCTTACACAGAATTTATAAAAAATATAAAGAGGCGTCTTTTATGGAGGTGATTGAAGATGTTTTCGGTACAGTAGCAGGAAAAACTATTACAGCTCTTTATATTATATTTCAGACATTTCAATTGGGTATAGTTATATATAATTATGCTGATAAGTTTGTTTCTACTGCATATACACAATCTAACCAATTGGTATTTGTCGCGGTAATGTTATTTGTTGTAGCTTTTATCAGCAGAAAAAGCGGGATTTCCGTTCTGGCAAGAATGTGTGAAATATTAACACCGATTACTGCATTTGTTTTTTTGTTTTTAGCTATCCTGAGCTTAAAAGATGTAAAAATAAGCAATATTACCCCTATAAGCTATTTGGATATTTTCCCGGCGTTTAAAGCAAATCTTATAATAATGAGCAATTGGTCGCTATTAATTTATATGTTTTTGTTTAGTAATTATATTAACAATAAGGAAAAAATTAAAAAGGTATGCAGCGTAACAATTTTGTTATCAACATTTTTAACTGTGCTTCTATTAGTTACAGGCATTGGAATACTTGGAGCATCTACAATTGAATTATCACCTGTGCCTTATATAACGATGGTAAAGCAGATATCCGCCTTTGGGTTTTTAGAGAGACTAGAAGCTGTTGTGTTAAGTTTGTGGCTCTTTTCCGACTTTATAGGGATATCAATATTGATATTTATAGTATTAAATTTACTTAAGTCATTATTCAAGCTTTCGGATACAAAACCTCTTATCGGCATATACTCAGTAATTTTATTCTTTATGGTAATGATGTTTGGGAGGAATACATTTGAAGTGCAAGCCTTAGGGTTTAGTATGATTGTGCCGTTGAGTATTTTTTTCGGGTTTATAATGCCTGTTTTGGTCTTGGTGGTGGGAATGATCAGAAAGAAGGTATAA
- a CDS encoding YifB family Mg chelatase-like AAA ATPase, protein MLSKVKSFGLMGIDGYVVIVETDISNGIPSFDMVGLGDTAVKESKERVRAAIKNAGLEFPIRRITVNLAPADKKKEGSAFDLPIAIGILVATEQISNRNIESYAFMGELSLDGEIKAVKGVLPMVISAKQSGIENIILPLENADEAAVVNGINVLPAKNIVDVVNHLNSVRRIDIHNIDINALFETYIDYDVDFADVKGQENAKRALEVAASGGHNCLMLGSPGCGKTMIAKRLPTILPSMTFDEALEVTKIHSIAGTLAEKTSLVTQRPFRAPHHTISNVSLIGGGKYPKPGEISLAHFGVLFLDELPEFDKDALEVLRQPLEDGAVTISRINATFTYPARTTLICAANPCKCGNYLDESKECTCTTKQIQQYLGKLSGPLLDRIDIHIEVASVKYKDLESQEQGEKSSVIRERVNRTRRIQQKRYEGLNIYSNAELTPMLIKKYCKLDDKCKEILKSAFDRLGLSARAHNRILKVARTIADMDESEQIRQEHLLEAIQYRSLDRKM, encoded by the coding sequence ATGCTATCAAAGGTTAAGAGCTTTGGTCTCATGGGGATTGACGGATATGTTGTTATTGTCGAAACAGATATATCGAACGGTATCCCGTCTTTTGACATGGTTGGGCTTGGAGATACAGCAGTAAAGGAGTCCAAAGAACGTGTCCGTGCTGCTATAAAAAATGCAGGTCTTGAATTTCCAATCAGAAGAATTACAGTCAATCTTGCTCCCGCAGATAAAAAAAAGGAAGGATCAGCTTTTGACCTGCCAATTGCAATTGGAATATTGGTTGCTACTGAGCAAATCAGTAATAGAAATATCGAAAGTTATGCTTTTATGGGGGAGCTCTCACTAGATGGAGAAATTAAAGCGGTTAAGGGTGTGCTTCCTATGGTAATTAGCGCAAAACAAAGCGGAATAGAAAATATTATTCTTCCTCTTGAAAATGCAGATGAAGCAGCGGTTGTGAATGGAATCAATGTGCTGCCGGCAAAAAACATTGTTGATGTAGTAAATCACCTAAATAGTGTTCGCAGAATAGATATACATAATATTGATATTAATGCACTGTTTGAAACATATATAGATTATGATGTAGATTTTGCAGATGTGAAAGGGCAGGAAAATGCCAAAAGAGCTCTTGAGGTTGCAGCCTCAGGGGGGCATAACTGTTTAATGCTTGGAAGCCCTGGCTGCGGTAAAACGATGATTGCAAAGAGATTGCCAACTATTCTTCCTTCCATGACTTTCGATGAAGCCCTAGAAGTAACCAAGATACACAGTATTGCCGGAACTTTGGCGGAGAAAACTTCTCTTGTTACTCAAAGACCATTCAGGGCACCGCATCACACTATATCAAATGTCAGCCTCATCGGTGGGGGAAAGTATCCTAAACCCGGTGAAATAAGCCTTGCACATTTTGGTGTATTATTTTTAGATGAACTTCCTGAATTTGATAAAGATGCACTGGAGGTATTAAGGCAGCCTCTAGAGGATGGTGCCGTCACAATTTCGAGGATTAATGCCACTTTTACATACCCTGCGAGGACGACTTTGATATGTGCTGCAAACCCTTGCAAGTGTGGGAATTATCTTGACGAATCAAAGGAGTGCACATGTACCACAAAACAGATACAGCAGTACCTTGGTAAATTATCGGGCCCCTTACTCGATCGAATAGACATCCATATAGAAGTGGCTTCAGTTAAGTATAAAGATCTTGAAAGTCAGGAGCAGGGTGAAAAATCAAGCGTTATAAGGGAAAGGGTAAACAGAACAAGAAGGATCCAGCAGAAAAGATATGAGGGATTGAATATTTATTCTAATGCAGAACTGACACCTATGTTAATAAAGAAGTACTGTAAATTAGATGATAAGTGTAAGGAAATATTAAAGAGCGCATTTGACAGGCTTGGTTTAAGTGCTCGTGCGCATAATAGAATTCTTAAGGTGGCAAGGACTATTGCTGATATGGATGAGAGTGAACAAATCCGTCAGGAACACTTGCTAGAGGCGATTCAGTATAGAAGTCTTGATAGAAAAATGTAA
- a CDS encoding Ger(x)C family spore germination protein, producing the protein MDKKKISLLIILICVFPMMFTSCIQQTEIDKLIFVRAVALDKPDTESGVKITVESESSLPTTGKGETQKKALKLHAEGKTIFDADRNFSLYAERDIFWGHAKYILLGEKAAKEDVLKYLDFFIRNHENRLNTTVAVARNQSASNLLELTGTGVTHKKIASLFDNAGKLSVSREILLSEFIERLNSKYSSAYLPCISLIKNTEEIGSHESEDHLSLDGFAIFKGKKLLDFITDKEARGLNWINGDVKSTIIVVKDKKENNISLEVIGQDVNIKTSIKDDIPSIKVKVSVESNIGELEGQVDVFDKQSLMQLEKQQNDIIKDELESVITFAKENNVDIFGFGDKIFHQHPVKWERIKDNWNEIFPELKIEVEVESKISRVYNIQQPIRYWEEKTK; encoded by the coding sequence ATGGACAAAAAAAAGATTAGTTTGTTAATAATTTTAATATGCGTTTTTCCCATGATGTTTACATCATGTATACAGCAAACTGAGATAGACAAATTAATATTTGTAAGGGCTGTTGCATTGGATAAGCCAGATACTGAAAGCGGGGTAAAAATTACAGTTGAATCTGAAAGCAGTTTACCAACTACAGGAAAGGGAGAAACTCAGAAAAAAGCCTTGAAATTACATGCCGAGGGTAAAACTATATTTGATGCGGACAGGAACTTTTCACTCTATGCAGAGAGAGATATTTTCTGGGGACATGCTAAATATATTTTACTTGGTGAAAAGGCAGCTAAGGAGGATGTTTTAAAGTATCTTGATTTTTTTATAAGAAATCATGAAAACAGGTTAAACACAACTGTTGCTGTTGCCCGTAATCAAAGTGCGAGCAATTTATTGGAATTAACTGGCACAGGTGTTACTCATAAAAAAATAGCCAGTTTATTCGACAATGCCGGAAAACTTTCTGTATCAAGAGAAATTCTGCTTTCGGAATTCATTGAGAGATTAAACAGCAAGTATTCTTCAGCATATCTTCCATGTATCAGCCTTATAAAAAATACAGAAGAAATTGGAAGTCATGAAAGTGAAGATCATTTGTCTCTTGATGGATTTGCTATTTTCAAGGGAAAAAAACTTTTGGATTTTATAACAGATAAAGAAGCCAGAGGACTGAATTGGATAAATGGCGATGTAAAAAGCACCATAATTGTTGTAAAGGACAAGAAAGAAAATAATATTTCCCTTGAAGTTATTGGACAGGATGTAAATATCAAAACAAGCATAAAAGACGATATTCCATCTATTAAAGTCAAGGTTTCAGTAGAAAGCAATATTGGAGAACTTGAAGGACAGGTCGACGTTTTTGATAAACAGTCCTTAATGCAGCTGGAAAAGCAGCAGAACGATATCATTAAAGATGAGCTGGAGAGTGTTATAACTTTTGCAAAAGAAAACAACGTAGATATCTTCGGATTCGGGGATAAAATATTTCACCAGCACCCTGTCAAATGGGAGCGTATAAAGGATAACTGGAATGAAATATTTCCGGAACTCAAAATAGAAGTTGAGGTAGAATCAAAAATAAGCAGGGTGTACAACATTCAACAGCCTATACGGTATTGGGAGGAAAAAACAAAGTGA
- a CDS encoding tetratricopeptide repeat protein, protein MKSTLRVFISMCFVFISISTLSFVSFAVSSRDYFQEGNFLLNSGKYDEAIKNYDRAIKIDDDVPEFYYNKAVCLSNLGKYNEAIELYDRVIDLDSDFKEAYFNKGACLVEAHKLADALDTVSKYIERYRKDSEAYILKGYILLNLKRYDEVVDISDKLIVMKIRDKKILSLAYSNKGNAFAYLGRIAEAFTASNKALELDGTNTDAYIAMSFAYNYDKNYAEAVKMCDKIIEINLNSVQAYINKAYFLLNDEKYEESIECCNKAEQLDVPKNPNNQSGIFTNKSGALCALKKYEEAILTAEKAIEFNPQAANAYLNKGNALGQLGKYEESITACDKAIQIDSQAGAAFIPKSYSLGKLERYDEAIEACKKAIEICPKDDKLCAQAYSNMGLALNGKRKYEEALKNLEKAFEFDPKDPDTLSAIYTNKACALIGLKKFTESLEYSEKAIEIDPAHYESYINKSGALLGLLKYNEAIECCNKAIELKVADFRIYSNKGLALENTGRLDEALLAFDKSLELKPNDKTETENRSRVSMKINTRRVGIIFAIFVLLALIAVITTIVITKKKKKPRRLEDIYKGIDF, encoded by the coding sequence ATGAAAAGTACACTTAGAGTATTTATATCGATGTGTTTTGTTTTTATTTCAATTTCTACTCTATCTTTTGTATCGTTTGCAGTTTCATCCAGGGATTATTTTCAGGAAGGAAATTTTCTTTTGAATTCTGGAAAATATGATGAAGCAATAAAAAACTATGATAGAGCTATTAAGATTGATGATGATGTTCCGGAATTTTACTACAATAAGGCGGTATGTCTTTCTAATTTGGGAAAATATAATGAAGCAATAGAGCTATATGATCGTGTAATTGATTTGGATTCTGATTTTAAAGAGGCATATTTCAATAAAGGGGCATGTTTAGTGGAAGCTCATAAACTTGCTGATGCCCTTGATACTGTCAGCAAATATATAGAGCGATATCGAAAAGATTCAGAAGCTTATATTCTAAAGGGTTATATTTTGTTAAATTTGAAACGTTATGATGAAGTGGTTGATATATCTGATAAGCTGATTGTCATGAAGATTAGAGATAAGAAGATCCTTTCTTTGGCATACTCAAATAAGGGGAATGCGTTTGCTTACCTTGGCAGAATTGCAGAAGCCTTTACTGCAAGCAATAAAGCGCTAGAACTCGATGGTACCAATACAGATGCATATATAGCTATGAGTTTTGCGTATAATTACGATAAGAATTATGCAGAAGCGGTTAAAATGTGCGATAAAATCATTGAGATCAACCTTAACTCTGTTCAAGCATATATAAATAAAGCTTATTTTCTATTAAATGATGAAAAATATGAAGAATCAATTGAGTGTTGTAATAAAGCAGAGCAATTAGATGTTCCTAAAAATCCTAATAACCAGTCCGGTATTTTTACAAATAAATCAGGTGCGCTATGTGCTCTTAAAAAATATGAAGAGGCTATTTTAACAGCAGAAAAAGCAATTGAGTTTAATCCTCAAGCCGCTAATGCGTATTTAAATAAAGGCAATGCGTTAGGTCAATTAGGTAAGTATGAGGAGTCCATAACAGCATGCGATAAAGCTATTCAAATTGATTCTCAGGCTGGTGCTGCTTTTATTCCAAAATCCTACTCATTGGGCAAGCTTGAAAGGTATGATGAAGCAATAGAGGCATGCAAAAAGGCAATAGAGATTTGCCCTAAAGACGATAAGCTTTGTGCGCAGGCATATTCAAACATGGGTTTGGCACTAAATGGAAAAAGGAAGTATGAAGAGGCGCTTAAGAATCTTGAAAAGGCATTTGAGTTTGATCCAAAAGATCCAGATACTTTGTCTGCCATATATACAAATAAGGCATGTGCATTGATTGGATTGAAAAAATTTACTGAGTCGCTCGAATACAGTGAAAAAGCAATTGAAATTGATCCTGCGCATTATGAGTCATACATTAATAAAAGCGGTGCTCTCTTAGGTCTTTTAAAGTATAATGAGGCTATTGAGTGCTGCAATAAAGCTATTGAATTAAAAGTTGCGGATTTCAGGATATATTCTAATAAAGGTCTGGCACTGGAAAATACAGGTAGACTCGATGAGGCATTACTGGCTTTTGATAAGAGTTTGGAGTTAAAGCCTAACGACAAAACAGAAACAGAAAATAGATCGAGGGTTTCAATGAAAATTAATACCAGAAGAGTTGGAATCATCTTTGCTATATTCGTGCTTTTAGCGCTAATTGCAGTAATTACAACGATAGTCATTACAAAAAAGAAGAAAAAGCCAAGACGGCTTGAAGACATCTATAAAGGTATAGACTTTTAA
- a CDS encoding spore germination protein produces the protein MLRKIFRKKSAKNNEVIYSEIPHNKDMELIGANIKSILKKNSDAIFRDVFICGDNKRPVTLVFIDGLVDSKGIADDILRPLIENSKLCEAKNNKDTIDLIKHGAVYFPDMKVRDNINDTLNDMLNAGCALIFDSEKTALTFAVKGFEKRGITEPTSENIVKGAKDAFVEALRINTATVRRKIKTQKLVVEQTKVGRQTETQIGIIYIDGIANSHLVDEVKRRIDNIEIDGVIEAGFVEEYIIDNKYTAFPLVGATERPDRFCTAILEGRVGIIIDGLPTAYIAPVTVQQLLRTMDDYSQNYFVVSALRLLRYLTMLLTVFLPGFYIAVTTFHQEMIPSELAQTIASSKEGVPYPSFIEVFLMLIAFEILLEAGLRLPKTIGQAVSIVGALVVGEAAVNAKLISPAVVVVIAITAISSFTMPNQDFSNALRLWRFVMAITSSMMGIFGISIGAVFLIYHLASIETFGVPYLSPYVASEGRDLGDSIIRIPLRLLKKRPYILRIPNERRQK, from the coding sequence GTGTTAAGAAAAATATTCCGGAAAAAATCTGCAAAAAATAATGAGGTCATTTATTCCGAAATACCCCACAACAAAGACATGGAATTGATCGGTGCTAATATAAAGTCAATCTTAAAAAAGAACTCTGATGCAATATTCAGGGATGTTTTTATTTGCGGCGATAATAAGCGTCCTGTAACACTGGTATTTATTGATGGTCTGGTTGATAGTAAAGGTATAGCCGATGATATTCTCAGGCCTTTGATAGAAAACAGTAAATTGTGTGAAGCAAAAAACAACAAGGATACAATAGACCTGATTAAACACGGTGCTGTATATTTCCCTGATATGAAGGTCAGGGACAACATCAATGACACTTTGAATGACATGTTAAATGCCGGCTGCGCTTTAATTTTCGATAGTGAGAAAACTGCATTGACATTTGCTGTTAAAGGCTTTGAGAAGAGAGGTATTACTGAACCTACTAGTGAGAATATAGTTAAGGGTGCAAAGGATGCTTTTGTAGAAGCATTAAGAATTAATACCGCAACTGTAAGAAGGAAAATAAAAACTCAGAAATTGGTTGTAGAACAAACAAAAGTTGGAAGGCAGACAGAAACTCAAATAGGTATTATATATATAGATGGAATAGCAAACAGTCATCTTGTTGATGAGGTAAAACGCAGGATTGACAATATTGAAATAGATGGAGTTATTGAAGCAGGATTTGTAGAGGAATATATCATTGATAACAAATATACTGCCTTTCCCTTAGTTGGTGCTACAGAAAGACCGGACAGATTCTGTACTGCTATATTGGAGGGAAGGGTCGGCATCATTATTGACGGATTACCAACTGCATATATTGCTCCGGTAACAGTACAACAGTTATTAAGGACTATGGATGATTACTCCCAGAACTATTTTGTTGTTTCAGCTTTAAGACTTTTGAGATATTTAACCATGCTTCTTACTGTTTTCTTACCCGGCTTCTATATCGCTGTTACAACCTTCCATCAGGAAATGATACCTTCTGAGTTAGCCCAAACTATAGCATCGTCTAAAGAGGGCGTTCCGTACCCTTCTTTTATTGAGGTATTTCTGATGCTCATAGCTTTTGAAATTTTACTGGAAGCAGGACTAAGACTTCCCAAAACTATTGGTCAGGCTGTTTCAATAGTGGGCGCATTGGTGGTTGGAGAAGCAGCGGTTAATGCCAAGCTCATTTCACCGGCAGTTGTAGTTGTAATAGCAATTACGGCAATTTCCAGTTTTACAATGCCAAATCAGGACTTTTCCAATGCGCTCAGGTTGTGGAGATTTGTTATGGCTATCACAAGCAGTATGATGGGCATTTTCGGAATAAGCATAGGGGCGGTATTTTTAATATACCATCTCGCATCTATAGAGACATTTGGAGTACCTTATCTCTCGCCTTATGTGGCAAGTGAAGGCAGGGATCTTGGAGACAGTATAATAAGAATCCCCTTAAGATTATTGAAAAAGAGGCCATACATCTTAAGAATACCTAATGAAAGGCGTCAAAAGTAG
- a CDS encoding GerAB/ArcD/ProY family transporter, which yields MLASKEKISIRQAMIILLCVTYSPTMRFVAFSGVEIAKQAAWISPIISFVIVIPIVLMLHSIYKKHENQSFTEVMEDILGSAAGKIVTVFYAVFLTFLFSTTSYINADKLVATVYPNQNIMIFIAIVLFTAAFITRKGGIVVIARISEIIFMLLVSIFLFILVLALKDINISRLTPISYLDIYPAFKANIEILGVWSYLPLIFLFSNYINNKEKIKKACTLTLLSLTLLTILMFVVAIGLLGASILELSPVPYVTAVKQISVFQVLERLEAAEIGLWILADFILSAILLFTALNVFKSLFKLSDIRPLAGIYSVIIFLLALMTGRNVFEVQFLGYNIISLISTLFGFIIPGIVFSVGKVRRKI from the coding sequence ATGCTGGCTTCAAAGGAGAAAATATCAATCAGACAGGCAATGATTATTCTATTATGCGTAACTTATTCGCCTACTATGAGGTTTGTTGCTTTTTCTGGTGTAGAAATTGCTAAGCAGGCAGCCTGGATCTCTCCAATAATATCTTTTGTTATTGTTATTCCTATAGTACTTATGCTGCACAGCATTTACAAAAAACATGAAAACCAGTCATTTACAGAGGTAATGGAAGATATTCTGGGCTCGGCAGCAGGAAAAATTGTCACAGTCTTTTATGCTGTATTTCTGACTTTTCTGTTTAGTACAACTTCATATATTAATGCAGATAAACTTGTGGCTACTGTATATCCTAATCAGAATATAATGATATTTATTGCTATAGTTCTTTTTACTGCAGCTTTTATTACTAGAAAGGGCGGCATTGTGGTTATAGCTAGAATAAGTGAAATTATATTCATGCTTTTGGTTTCGATTTTTTTATTTATATTAGTTCTGGCATTAAAAGACATAAATATAAGCAGGCTTACACCCATAAGTTATTTGGATATTTACCCTGCATTTAAAGCAAATATTGAAATACTTGGAGTATGGTCATATTTACCTTTAATATTTCTATTTAGTAATTATATCAATAACAAGGAAAAGATCAAAAAGGCCTGTACCCTAACACTTCTGTCGTTGACTTTATTAACCATATTAATGTTTGTTGTAGCCATAGGATTACTTGGAGCATCTATACTTGAATTATCACCTGTGCCCTATGTTACGGCAGTAAAGCAGATATCTGTCTTTCAGGTTTTGGAGAGACTAGAGGCGGCGGAAATAGGCTTGTGGATATTGGCTGATTTTATATTGTCAGCAATTTTATTATTTACAGCACTTAATGTATTTAAGTCATTATTCAAGCTCTCGGATATAAGACCACTTGCCGGTATTTATTCGGTTATTATATTCTTATTGGCATTAATGACGGGTAGGAATGTATTTGAGGTGCAGTTTTTGGGATACAATATTATTTCCCTGATAAGCACTCTTTTCGGATTTATAATACCTGGTATAGTTTTTTCGGTGGGTAAGGTGAGGCGGAAGATATAG